Proteins found in one Choristoneura fumiferana chromosome 16, NRCan_CFum_1, whole genome shotgun sequence genomic segment:
- the LOC141436083 gene encoding uncharacterized protein, whose protein sequence is MVSKVLGLFVFAAVATLGSSELTQIFLEDESLTFITNPLIGKSLTIPKFVFDTLQSCHVVLPSGVLVEVFPNNELDDPYITFLDAVEPFRSCGIGFHGAPVSHSGTYELYSMVQDWANSGLSLTRKKFHLTLVESDPWHGEVKQ, encoded by the exons ATGGTTTCTAAAGTGTTGGGATTGTTCGTTTTTGCTGCGGTTGCTACCTTGG GTAGCTCCGAGCTGACCCAAATCTTCCTCGAAGATGAGAGCTTGACCTTTATCACCAACCCTTTGATCGGAAAGTCTTTAACCATCCCTAAGTTTGTCTTTGACACTCTCCAGTCCTGCCACGTCGTCCTTCCCAGCGGAGTCTTGGTCGAAGTTTTCCCAAACAACGAGCTGGACGATCCTTACATCACCTTCCTTGATGCTGTTGAGCCCTTCAGAAGCTGCGGTATCGGGTTCCATGGGGCACCTGTCTCACACAGTGGCACCTATGAACTGTATTCTATGGTTCAAGACTGGGCAAACAGCGGTCTAAGCTTGACTAGAAAGAAGTTCCATCTGACTTTGGTGGAGAGTGACCCATGGCATGGTGAAGTGAAACAATAA